The Candidatus Poribacteria bacterium genome contains the following window.
CGATGGCGGTGGGGTAGAACAGGATCGATGCGCCGTGGAGCGCCGTCAGCCGCGCCGCTTCGGGGAACCACTGATCCCAGCAGACGAGGACGCCGATCCGACCGAACGCCGTGTCGAACGCGCGGAACCCGGTGTCGCCCGGCGTGAAGTAGTACTTTTCGTAGTAGAGGGGGTCGTCGGGAATGTGCATCTTGCGGTAGATGCCGGCGATGGAACCGTCCGCGTCGAGGACGACCGCCGTGTTGTGGTAGAGCCCTTCGGCGCGCGCCTCGAAGAGCGACGCGACGATCACGATGCCCAGTTCCGCCGCGAGGGCTCCCAGCAGTGCCGTCGATTCGCCGGGAATCGGTTCCGCCAGGTCAAACCGATCCGCGTCCTCGGTCTGGCAGAAGTAGGTCGAGCGGAAGAGCTCCTGCAGGCAGACGATCTGGGCTCCACGAGCCGCCGCGCGTCGGATCGCGGCGACCGTACGGCTCAGGTTCGACGGGGTGTCGTCCGAGCACGTCGTCTGGACGAGACCGATCTTGACTCGGTCCAACTCGATAGGGCGAGACATCGGCTTCCTTTTCGCCTGTGACAGCGGCTCCGAGTATACCACACGCCAACGAGCCATGCCGCCTTTTGCGCGCCGTGACTGCGTCGGCTACACTTCCGCCGACCGGACGAGGAGTTCCCGCGTGCGCCGACTGCGAGACACGACGACGAGCTTCCTGCGCGACTTGCGGGGCTCGCTCTCGGCGGAGTCCTGCGTCGTCCTCACCGCCGCGCCGGCTCTCCTGACCATCGAGCGCTACGTCGGCAGACCCCGAACGTTCCGAGGCTTCACAGGCGCCTGGACGTCCCTTCCATGGTACGAGCTCCTGCCGTACGCCTGGTGGTACGGCATCGCGGCGACTCTGCTGTTCGTCGTGCCAGCCGTCCTGTCCTGGGCGGGGTTCCGGCGAAGCCCAGCCGAGACGGGCTTTCGTATCGGCGATCCGCGCGCGGCATGGCTGCTCTTACCGGCGTTCATCGCCATGGCGGCGGTCGTGGTCGCCGTGAGCGGTCTACCGTCCTTCGCGGCGAAGTACCCGCTCTGCACCCTGGCGCGCGAGGACGTCCGCGTTCTCATCGTCTACGAGCTGCTCTACGGCGTCTACTTCCTCGCGTGGGAGTACTTCTTCCGCGGCTGGATGCTCAACGGCTTGGCGCGCGACTTCGGATCCGCGGCGATCTGGATTCAGACGCTGCCGTTCGTCATCGCGCACTTTGGTAAGCCCTTTCCGGAAGCGTTCGGGTCGCTTCCGGCGGGGCTGTTCCTCGGCTGGATCGCGTGGCGCTCCGAGTCTTTCGTTTACGGTTGGTTGCTCCATTGGGGCGTTGCGGCGCTGCTCGACGTGTCGGTGGTTCTGCGTCACGGCATGTAGGAACGCATGGAACCGATCTTCGGTAGGAACACGGTGCGTGAAGCCCTGCGCGCCCATCCGGAGCGCGTCGCCAAGCTGATCCTCGCGCGAGGTTCCAAGGACACCGCCGCCCAGGAGCTTGTCGATCTGGCGAGTGCCGCCGGCGTGCCCCACGAATCAGCGGAGCGCTCGCGCATCGACCGCCTCGCCCACGGCGGCAACCACCAGGGCGTCGTCGCGCTGGTGCGCGGCGCGTCCTACGCCGAGCTCGACGACCTCATCGACGAAACGTCAGCCGCAACGGACGCGCTCGTTGTCCTTCTCGACCACATCCAAGACCCGCACAATCTCGGAGCCATCATCCGTACGGCGGAGGCGGCAGGAGCCCGCGCCGTCGTCGTGCCCAAGCGCGGCGCAGCGCCCGTGACGCCTGCCGTCGCTAAGGCATCCGCCGGAGCCACGGAATACCTACCCGTCGTCCGCGTCGCGAACATCGTCCAGTCGATCCAGCGCCTACAGGAAACGGGCTACTGGGTTGTCGGGGCGACGAGCACGGAGGCTCCGAACGCGATCCCGTACACGGGCTACGACTTCCGCGGGAAGTGCGCGCTGGTCATCGGGAGCGAGGGCGAAGGGCTCGCCCGACTCGTCGCCGAAGCGTGCGACACACTCGTCCACATCCCCATGTACGGCAGGATCGAATCGCTCAACGCCTCCGTCTCGGCGGGTATTCTGCTCTACGAAGCCGTGCGCCAGCGACAGGAACCGAACTCGTGAGCCAGACGACGACCGCAGGACTCTCCGAGCTCGACCGGCGCATCCGTGGCGCGCTGGAATCGACCGACGCGATCGAGTTCGAGCTCCGCTGGGAGGTCGATGGCAGGCGGTTCGTCCGTGTCCGCGCCCAACGCGACGGAACCGACGTCCGCTACGCGTGGCTGACCGACGACGGAACCGAAGTCCGGCGCAGGCTCCGTGACCTGAGTGAGCTCGAAGCCCTCATGGGCAGGCAGTTGGTGGAACCGGCGGGCGAAGTGCTGTCGTTCCGCATCGTTGGGTCGGTGGAACCGGTTGCGCTCTTCCGCGCGATGATCGCCGCCGGCGACCGGCTCTTCTGCGCCTGGGAGGACTGACGACCCGTGACGGATCGACCCCGCATCACGCTCGTCGTCGCATCGACCGTCGACGGGAAGATATCGACGAGCGACGGCGCGGGGCCTCGGTTCACATCGCCCCGCGACAAGGCGCTCCTGCGACGCCTGCGCGGCGAGACCGACGCCGTGATCCTCGGAGCGGGAACCGTCGCCGCCGACGATCCGCCCTTTCGGCTGCCCGCCGACATCCGAGCCGCGCGCCTGCGCCGAAACCAGACGGAGACGCCCGTCCGCGCCGTTCTGAGCGCTCGCGCGACGGTCTCGCCCTCCGCGCGGATGTTCCAGGGACACACGTCGCCGGCGGTCGTCTTCGTGGGACCCCAGGCGAGCCGCGAAGCGCGCGACGCGCTCGCCGCCGTCGCGGAAGTCGCCGAAGTACACGACGTGGGCGAAGCCGTCGCCTATCTCGCCGAGCGGCACGGCGTCCGGTCGATCCTGCTCGAAGGGGGCAGCGAGACGTCCGGGGCGTTCCTCGAAGCGGGACTTATCGACGAGGTCTACCTGACGCTCTGCCCGGTTCTCGTCGGCGGCAGGGATGTGCCGACGCCCATCGGCGGCGACGGGCTCCCGCTCGAACGCGCGGCGCGGCTCCGCCTCATCTCGACGCGCATCGAAGAGGGCGAGCTCTTCCTGCACTACCGCGTCGAACGCACGAGCGAGTGACGGATCGCTCAGCCGGATCGCAGGTAACGCCCCAGCCACAGCAGGAAGACCGCCGCCCCCGCGACCGCCCCGGCAGCCAGCAGAACGCCCGCCCGGTGCGATGGCTCCAGCGACCCCCACGAACTGACGACTGCCAGCGGCACGAGGCAAAGCACGACCACGCCGAACGCCCGCAGCATCCAGCCGATCATCGCCCGCCGAAGGAGCAGCTTCGTCACGCCGACCAGCAGGGGAACCAGCGGCGTGCGTCGCTCCGGCATAGAGTCAGCCCATCGGGTCCGGCGGTGGGGGCGGTTCAGCGCCGCTTTCGAGGCGCTCCAGCGTCGCGTACACGTCCCGCGTGAAGGCGAGGATGTCCTGGCGCATCCGGTTCATCGCGGCTTCGATGTTCGCCGAATAGGCGGACTGCCCCGTCGGATACTTCCCGATGTAGGCAACGACGATGTCGCGCGTCGCTTCGAGGATGGGGGATTCCATACGCGCTCCTTTGCGCAGGTACTACGGCAGCACGACGCCCTTCTTGAGGATGATATTCGCGTAGATCGCCGTCTCGCTCGTCGCGACGACGGCGAATGCCTGACGAGCTCGTTCATAGAAGGCGAATCGGTCGATGGGGGTCAGCGTGACCTTCTTGCCCTCCGCCTCAGTCAGGATGCGGGCGAACTCCGCCCAGATGGACGGCGTGGCGACTTCGCCGCCGGTCTGCATGATGACCGCGTGGTCGTCTGCGTAGGCATCCAGCGGGAAGAACGGCGCGACGGCTCCCAGCACCGCCGGAACGCTGAGCCCGTCAGCGCGCACGAGCCGCCGGGCGTTGGACGCCGCCGGGAAGTTCCCATCGGCGATGACGATCTCATCGCCGTGGCCCATCGACATGAGGATGTGCATCAGTTCCGGAGACAGCTCGAACGGTATTCCGCGAAGCATCCTGGACTCCTCTATCGTTCGTCGAGGCGCACGATGATCGGTTCTTGAGTCCCCGCCGCCGCATCGACCGAAACGTCGGCGGTGACGTAGCCCTTCGCCTCAACCCGCACCGTCAGCGCCGTATCGACGGGCATCTTCAAGCGCGCCCAGCCGAGCTCGTCCGTGACCGACGGCGACGCCACGCCCGAAACGCGTACCTGCGCTCCGGGAACCGGTCGCTCCATCCGCACGAGCGAGAGATGCCGCCATCCGCCGCCTGCCATGACGAGCACAGGAACCGTCACTTGTCCATCGCCCGCATCGCCCGAAGCCTCGGAGACGGGAACCGCCCACGCGTTCCCAAAGATCGAAGCGAAAGCGCGCTGCGCCCCGTCACGAGCCCACGGCGGAGCCCCGTCCGGCAGTTCACGCAGGGCCGGAATGCCGTCGGCGCCCATCTCCGCCAGCGCGGCGGCGGCGGCGTACGACACGGCTGGGTCGCCGCCTGACAGCGCGGACGCCAGAAGCTCCACGAGGTCGGGCGGACCCAGTGACAGTAGAGCGAAGATCGCGTCAGGCGACGTTGCCTCCTCATGCCGCATACGCGCCAGCGCGGCTTCCCGCTCGTCGGAAGGAGGCATCTGCGCGAGTGCCCACGCGGCGGCGGCTCGGACCCGTGGGCTCTTGTCATCCAGAGCCATGTGCAGGTCGCGGCGGTGGCGCTCCGACCGCACCTTGCCCAGCGTCAGAGCGGCAATCCGGCGCACCGGCTCCGACGGGTCGGACAGCGAGAAGACGAGCGCGTCGGCGACTTCTGCGGTTCCTGCGTCGGCTCTCCCGACGCCTGAGACGTCCGTCACAGCGACCAACAGCGCGGCGGCGGCGGCTTCGCGCGTCGCATCGAGCGGGTCCTCCAGCGCGGCGATGAGCATCGGCAGCGACCCGCTGACGCCCAGCGCCCATGCGGCGTTGCGGGCGTCCATCGGGCTCAGCGGCGAACCTGCCCGAAGCATCCGCATGATCGGCAGGACGGCGGGTCGGAACGCGTCGGGGAGGGAGACCGTCTCCTCGTCTGTGACGAACCCGCCCCGGAACCGGCTCACGTCGGCGAGCGTCGCGAGAGCGTCGGGGGCGGGAGCGCGTGCGGCGGCGTCCCGCGCGCGGCTCAACGCGGATGCGGGGCTCTCGGAGTCTTCGTCCCCGGCGCCGAGCATCCAGAAACCACCGGCTCTGTCTTGCTGGTCAGGACCTTCGGGGGCTCCCCCAAAGGCGTCGAAGGCGTTGCCACGTCCGGGCGGCGGACCCAACTGCGTGCGAGCGGCATCGACCACTTCCTCGTCGTCGTCCGTCTCGGCGACGGTCGTCAGGAGCTCGTGGGCGCGCGGCGTGCCGAGCTCTCCGAGCGCTTCGACGGCTCCGATACGCACGCTGTAGAGATCGTCGCGCGTATCGCGTTCGAGCGCGGCGTGGGCGGCTTGGGCGGCGGCATCGTCGCCGACGCGAGCGACGACGACGGCTGCGTTCCACCGAACGACCGGCTGGGGGTCTTGCAGCAAGGGCTTCAGGGCGGCAACGGCTCCGCGCAGGGCTTCACGGTTCGCTTCGACCGCCGACAGTCGGCGGAGCTCGTCCGTAGCGCTGGCGCGCGTGAAGGGATTGTCGGCGGTCAGGCGCGCCGTCTGGAACGTGACGGCTCGTTCCGCGTCGTCGGACGGGGCAGCCGATCCGCTCGTCGCGATGAGGACGAGAGCCAGCGCCGCCAGGATGGATCGGGACCTAACCATGCATCGCCGCCATGTAGAGGTGCGTTTTCGGGTTCAGGTTCCCGTAGAAGGCGCGTACCTCAGGGTCGGCGTGATTCCGCCAGAAGGCGGGCGGGATGATCGAGTCGTTGCTGAGGTACTTGCCATCGCGGTGCCCGTAGTAGACCTGGATCGTCTTGCGTTCCGCCGTCGTGTTCCGCACCGTCGCCGTGTGGAGCGTGGCGATGTTGAACAGAGCGCACGTTCCGGCGGGCCCGTGGATATCGACGACTCCTCCGCGTTCGAGCTGCTTCTCCGTCGACAGGACCGGGTCGTCGATGCTCTCCGGCGAGATGGAGAAGCAGTGGGTCGTCTCGTCCACGTCCGTCAGGTAGACCATCAGTTGGATGTAGTCCATCCGGAGCGGATGCGTCGGGAGATGTGGCCGGTCGCGATGCCAGCCGCGCCGGAGCGTTCCGTCGTGCCGCGCCATGTGCCGGATGCAGATTTCGGAGAAACAGACGGGCCCGCCCATGAGGGCTTCGATGGCGGGCAGAACCTTCGAATGGCGGATCGCTTCGTCGAGCTCCGGCGTCGAGACGAGCGCGTCGCAGTTGATCGTTTGGTGGTGGGAGTACATGCGCCAGAGGTAACCGAACTCGTTCCGGTCGCGGTCGTAGAGCTCGCGGAAGCGCGCCGTGTCTTCGGCGCTCAGCGCGTCCGGCAGAACCACGTACCCGTTGCGTTCGAAGAAATCCCACGTCGCTGCGTCCATCGTCCCCTCCTCCCGGCGAGTGGATTGTACATACATCCCCGACTGGACTCCAGACGGGCGACGCCGTAGCATCGGGTGAACGTCGGGCTTCGGAGGAACCAGAGACATGCGGAGAGCGTACGGGGCGGCAGGACTCACCCTCCTCATCGTGTGCCTCGCAGCCGCCGCGTGGGCTCGACCCGCCGCCGCCGATGCCGCGTGCGGAACGTTCCCGCTGGCGGAACGCTTCGCAGACGCCCCAGGGCTCTCTACCGCCTTCGCGCACGCCGCGCCGCCTGCCGCCGTCGGCGACAAGTGGACGTTCTTCACGCACATCCCGGAGACCCGCGCCCGCGCGACGCTCCGCCTCATCGCCGAGCGCTGCTCCGTCTGGGTGGACGACCGATTCGCCGACGTCGCCACGGACGCCGCCATCTCCGACCTGGCGCGCGAGTTCGATCGCGTTATCTACCCGTCCGTCCGAGCCTGGTTCGGTTCCGAATGGCTGCCGGGCGTCGACGGCGATTCCCGCGTGACGATCCTGCTCCACGATGTCGAGGGCAACGGGAACGCGGCGGGCTTCGGTGGCTACTTCTCGCCCGTCGATGAGCTCGCTCGCTTGCCCAACAGCAACGCCCGCGAGATGCTCTTCCTCGACGTCTTCGCCCTTCGCGACTACGACCGGTTCCGGCTCATCAACCTCGTCGCCCACGAGTTCACGCACCTCCTCAACTGGCATCAGCGCGGCGGACGGCTCGACGAGCGCTGGCTGGAAGAAGGACGCGCCACGCTCGCCGAATGGGCGGTCTACGGCAACATCCACTCGGACTTCGCCACCGGATACCTCTCCAAGCCCTCGCTCTCGCTCACGGCGGGGAACACGCTTCAGACATGGTACGGCGGGAGCTTCCTCCTGCTGCTCTACTGCGTCGATCAGTACGGCGGCAGGAGCTTCGCCCAGAACCTGGGACGCGCGCCGGGACGCGGAATGGCTGCCGTCGCCGGGGCGATGCAGGCGAGCGGGAACGCACGGGCACTTGCCGACCTGCTCCGCTCGTGGACGCTCGCCAATCTTGTCAACGACCGAGCCGCGCATCCGTCCGCCGGATACACGAGCCTTCGCCGCGACTTTCGTGTGCCTGCCAGCGCCATCGATCGGCGGCAGAGCCTTCCCGCGCGCGGAACCGCCCGGCTCGGTGCGTGGAGCGCCGCCTACGTCGAGCTCTCGAACCTTCCGGAGACGTGGTCGGTCCGTGTAACCGCCGAAGCGGGAGCGCCCTTCGCTGCGACCGTCTGGAGGCCCGCGGCGGGCGAAGCGCGCGAAGTGCGTCTCGACCCCAACGGAACTGGCGTCCACACGATCCGGGGGAACGCCGGGGAATCGGCGACGCTCATTCTCGCCGCGCCCGTCGATGCGGCGCTGTCCTACGAGGTCGCCCCGGGAGCCGACCGAGACGGCGACACGCCTTCGGCGTTCCCGACTCCTGTTGCGCCGAACCCCAACCGCTTCGCGCCGACCGGTTCCCTGAGGATGGACGGGGCATCGGGGAGTCTGACCGCCCTCGACGCCCTGCCCATCGGAGCCGACCTGCTCTCCGTCGCGGTGGCGGGAGACACGCTCTGGGCGGCGGCGGGGTGGGGCATCGCGGCGTTCGACCGGACGGTTCTCGGCTCGCCGCGTCTACGGGCGATCGCT
Protein-coding sequences here:
- a CDS encoding fucose isomerase, with product MLRGIPFELSPELMHILMSMGHGDEIVIADGNFPAASNARRLVRADGLSVPAVLGAVAPFFPLDAYADDHAVIMQTGGEVATPSIWAEFARILTEAEGKKVTLTPIDRFAFYERARQAFAVVATSETAIYANIILKKGVVLP
- a CDS encoding carbon-nitrogen hydrolase, producing MSRPIELDRVKIGLVQTTCSDDTPSNLSRTVAAIRRAAARGAQIVCLQELFRSTYFCQTEDADRFDLAEPIPGESTALLGALAAELGIVIVASLFEARAEGLYHNTAVVLDADGSIAGIYRKMHIPDDPLYYEKYYFTPGDTGFRAFDTAFGRIGVLVCWDQWFPEAARLTALHGASILFYPTAIGWHAFEKDEWGEAQRNAWESIQRSHAIANGVFVAAVNRVGIEGGLQFWGNSFACDPFGRVIVRAEEREETLIAECDMGLLREIRRAWPFLRDRRIDAYGGIMERYLDGRRR
- a CDS encoding phytanoyl-CoA dioxygenase family protein, with protein sequence MAASVATSANRSSTQTEQRSAMRRSVARARVSGMCVKNVHLSPTAAGGAACAKAVESPGASAKRSASGNVPHAASAAAGRAHAAAARHTMRRVSPAAPYALRMSLVPPKPDVHPMLRRRPSGVQSGMYVQSTRREEGTMDAATWDFFERNGYVVLPDALSAEDTARFRELYDRDRNEFGYLWRMYSHHQTINCDALVSTPELDEAIRHSKVLPAIEALMGGPVCFSEICIRHMARHDGTLRRGWHRDRPHLPTHPLRMDYIQLMVYLTDVDETTHCFSISPESIDDPVLSTEKQLERGGVVDIHGPAGTCALFNIATLHTATVRNTTAERKTIQVYYGHRDGKYLSNDSIIPPAFWRNHADPEVRAFYGNLNPKTHLYMAAMHG
- the rlmB gene encoding 23S rRNA (guanosine(2251)-2'-O)-methyltransferase RlmB; the encoded protein is MEPIFGRNTVREALRAHPERVAKLILARGSKDTAAQELVDLASAAGVPHESAERSRIDRLAHGGNHQGVVALVRGASYAELDDLIDETSAATDALVVLLDHIQDPHNLGAIIRTAEAAGARAVVVPKRGAAPVTPAVAKASAGATEYLPVVRVANIVQSIQRLQETGYWVVGATSTEAPNAIPYTGYDFRGKCALVIGSEGEGLARLVAEACDTLVHIPMYGRIESLNASVSAGILLYEAVRQRQEPNS
- a CDS encoding CPBP family intramembrane metalloprotease; translated protein: MPPFARRDCVGYTSADRTRSSRVRRLRDTTTSFLRDLRGSLSAESCVVLTAAPALLTIERYVGRPRTFRGFTGAWTSLPWYELLPYAWWYGIAATLLFVVPAVLSWAGFRRSPAETGFRIGDPRAAWLLLPAFIAMAAVVVAVSGLPSFAAKYPLCTLAREDVRVLIVYELLYGVYFLAWEYFFRGWMLNGLARDFGSAAIWIQTLPFVIAHFGKPFPEAFGSLPAGLFLGWIAWRSESFVYGWLLHWGVAALLDVSVVLRHGM